A segment of the candidate division TA06 bacterium genome:
AGTAACTCCATTTGTTCACCGGTCAGTTTGTGTTTTGGCAACGATCCTCGCTATTACACTCACAATCTCGTGGAAGTGCGGTTGTTCAGCTCCAGGGTGCCCCTCAGTTTCAACCCTGCCTTCCCAGTGGTGGATTATATGATCTTCTATGAATAGTTGTTTGTACTCACCTAGCTGTGCGAAGTTCATGACCTGGTCTCTGAACTTGAGCGTGCACAAGCCGATTGCATGGTCCTTATTCGATTGCAACCTCTTCCAGACTGGTTCCTCAACGGTAAATTGGCTGATTGCAATGAGGCCCCCCTTCTTGATTGAAGCCCTGAATTTGTCAAACAATTCATTCCTCTGTGTGCGCGTCATGAACTGAAGAGAGTTGTTTGCAAATATGAGGTCGTATCTATCCGGCTTAAAATTCATTTGCGTAATATCATCAACAATAATCTTTACGTCCAGGTCCTTCTTCTTTGCAATCCTTTTTTTCATGGTCTCTGTTGCATTGACAGAGGCTTCTACTGCAGAGACCTGATGCCCGAGGCTGGCAAAGAATATGCTGTCTTTCCCCTCACCTGCGCCGACATCAAGTATTACAGCGTTGGCTGGCAGCTCTTTGGCTGCCTTCTTTGCTA
Coding sequences within it:
- a CDS encoding class I SAM-dependent methyltransferase — encoded protein: MGSGPSGLAKKAAKELPANAVILDVGAGEGKDSIFFASLGHQVSAVEASVNATETMKKRIAKKKDLDVKIIVDDITQMNFKPDRYDLIFANNSLQFMTRTQRNELFDKFRASIKKGGLIAISQFTVEEPVWKRLQSNKDHAIGLCTLKFRDQVMNFAQLGEYKQLFIEDHIIHHWEGRVETEGHPGAEQPHFHEIVSVIARIVAKTQTDR